The following are from one region of the Quercus robur chromosome 1, dhQueRobu3.1, whole genome shotgun sequence genome:
- the LOC126729679 gene encoding scarecrow-like protein 34 has product MDSSFDFVNGFSTKSPNSEDQFSNLINEYTFNQLSPPPPTDLKFLESTNLSPDLDLDPTGFESSITTTIGPEGQPYDPPHVVIPPLSQEDSTLSPDDSDFSETVLKYINQILMEENIENKPCMFYDPLGLKNTEKSFYDALGQKYDPPSPNQNSVESPVFSSSSGDYGTTSTSNSGTVNDSQGLSDHGEHNYQPSSPPPPNLGEYDAVQSKFKPTDHKSQFLGNSSNGSVNYLGDGMEVMAQNIFSDSESILQYRRGLEEASKFLPKSNNLVIDLESNTVSSSEWKGEDLKVESLVVKGEKESDSPDGSRGRKNREREEIELEEGRSNKQTAVYVEEDELSDMFDKVLLCTDAPASMCGDDWEPLQNGASKASLKTRGGSGGKGSRNKKQGKKKETVDLRSLLILCAQAVSAGDVRTANELLKQVRQHSTPFGDGSQRMAHFFANGLEARLVGTKVGTQIFYTSMVSRRVSTTKLLKAYRVYLSACPFKRISLFFAIKSILQAAEKTTTIHIVDFGIEYGFKWPLLIQFLSKCRREGAPKLRITGIDLPQPGFRPTESIEETGRRLEKYCNQFNVPFEYNAIASQNWETIRIEELKIERNEVLAVNCAFRMKNLLDETIEGTSPRNAFLNLIRRMKPDIFVNSIVNGSFNSSFFLTRFREALFHYSALYDMFDVTIPRDNPERLMFEREFYGREAMNVIAHEGLERVERPETYRQCQVRISRAGFKLLPLNQEQISRFRAKMKAWYHKDFILDEDNHWILQGWKGRIVYASSSWVPV; this is encoded by the coding sequence ATGGATTCAAGCTTTGATTTCGTAAACGGTTTTTCTACTAAGTCGCCAAATTCTGAGGATCAGTTCTCAAATCTTATAAACGAGTACACATTCAATCAActctctcctcctcctcctacaGACCTTAAATTCCTCGAAAGTACAAATCTTTCACCTGATCTTGATCTGGATCCCACTGGTTTTGAGTcctccatcaccaccaccattgGTCCAGAGGGCCAACCATATGATCCACCACATGTTGTTATTCCGCCTTTGTCGCAGGAAGATTCCACGTTGTCCCCGGACGACAGTGATTTCTCTGAAACAGTTCTCAAGTACATAAATCAGATTCTCATGGAAGAGAACATTGAAAACAAGCCCTGCATGTTTTATGACCCTTTGGGTCTAAAAAACACTGAGAAATCTTTCTATGATGCTCTTGGTCAAAAATACGACCCTCCTTCACCAAATCAAAATAGCGTTGAGAGTCCTGTGTTTTCTTCAAGCAGTGGTGATTATGGTACTACTAGTACTAGTAATTCTGGCACTGTCAATGATTCTCAGGGGCTAAGTGATCATGGAGAGCATAACTACCAACCTTCTTCTCCACCGCCTCCTAATCTGGGTGAGTATGATGCTGTCCAGTCTAAATTCAAGCCCACTGATCATAAATCACAGTTTTTGGGGAATTCGTCAAATGGTAGTGTGAATTATTTGGGTGATGGGATGGAGGTTATGGCTCAGAATATTTTTTCTGATAGTGAGTCGATATTGCAATATAGGAGGGGGTTAGAGGAAGCTAGTAAGTTCCTTCCTAAGAGTAATAATTTGGTTATTGATTTGGAGAGCAACACAGTTTCTTCTTCTGAGTGGAAGGGAGAGGATCTAAAGGTGGAATCTTTGGTGGTGAAGGGTGAGAAAGAGAGTGATTCGCCGGATGGGTCAAGAGGGAGGAAGAATCGTGAGAGGGAAGAGATAGAATTAGAAGAAGGTAGGAGCAATAAGCAGACGGCTGTTTATGTAGAGGAGGATGAGTTGTCAGATATGTTTGATAAGGTTTTGCTTTGTACTGATGCGCCGGCTTCAATGTGCGGTGATGATTGGGAACCTTTGCAGAATGGTGCAAGCAAGGCCTCCTTGAAGACACGAGGAGGTAGTGGTGGGAAAGGTAGTCGTAATAAGAAACAGGGCAAGAAGAAGGAGACAGTTGATTTGAGGAGTCTTTTGATTCTATGTGCACAAGCTGTCTCAGCAGGTGATGTTAGAACTGCTAATGAGTTATTGAAGCAGGTTAGGCAACACTCAACCCCTTTTGGGGATGGGTCTCAGAGAATGGCTCATTTCTTTGCTAATGGTCTTGAGGCACGCTTAGTTGGCACTAAGGTAGGTACTCAAATTTTTTACACATCAATGGTTTCCAGGAGGGTGTCAACTACTAAATTGTTGAAAGCTTACCGAGTTTATCTTTCGGCCTGCCCTTTTAAGAGGATCTCACTTTTCTTTGCTATTAAAAGTATTTTGCAAGCAGCAGAGAAAACAACTACTATTCATATTGTAGATTTTGGTATCGAATATGGTTTCAAGTGGCCACTTCTTATTCAGTTTCTCTCAAAATGTAGACGTGAAGGAGCTCCCAAGCTACGCATTACAGGGATTGATCTTCCCCAACCTGGATTCCGCCCGACAGAGAGCATTGAGGAGACTGGTCGTAGATTGGAAAAGTACTGCAACCAGTTTAACGTTCCTTTTGAATACAATGCTATAGCATCACAAAACTGGGAAACTATTCGAATTGAGGAGCTTAAGATAGAAAGGAATGAGGTGCTTGCTGTGAATTGTGCATTTCGGATGAAGAACCTACTTGATGAAACAATTGAAGGGACTAGTCCAAGGAATGCATTTTTAAACTTAATCAGGAGAATGAAACCTGATATATTTGTTAATTCTATTGTTAATGGGTCCTTCAATAGCTCCTTTTTCCTCACGAGGTTTCGAGAAGCACTCTTCCATTACTCTGCATTGTATGACATGTTTGATGTTACTATACCCCGTGACAATCCAGAGAGGTTGATGTTTGAGAGAGAGTTCTATGGGAGGGAGGCTATGAATGTTATAGCACATGAAGGGTTGGAGAGAGTTGAGAGACCTGAAACATACAGGCAGTGTCAAGTCAGGATTTCGAGGGCTGGGTTCAAGCTACTCCCGTTGAACCAAGAGCAAATAAGTCGCTTCAGGGCTAAGATGAAGGCATGGTACCACAAGGATTTTATTCTTGATGAAGACAACCACTGGATTCTTCAGGGATGGAAGGGACGGATtgtctatgcttcctcttcttgGGTGCCGGTTTAG
- the LOC126729663 gene encoding scarecrow-like protein 34 → MDSNFDFVNGFSAMSPNSEDQFSSLIDEYTFNQLSPLPTTDLNFHEGPNLLSDVDLGPTGFEPSITTTGGPEGQPYDPPHVVMPPMLQADSTTSPDDNDFSETVFKYMNQILMEENIENKPCMFYDPLGLKDTEKSFYDALGQKNPPLPNQNSGESPGLSSSSGDYGTNSTSSSSTVNDALCLSDLGEQNYQPSLSPPPILGEYNAVQSNFNPTDQSQFFGNLSDDSVNHFGDGLEVMAQNIFTNSESILQFRRGLEEASKFLPKSNNLVIDLDSNTVSSTELKGEDLKVESLVVKGEKESDSSDGSRGRKNREREEIELEEGRSNKQTAVYVDESEETELSEMLDKVLLCIDAPASLYGDNCEPLQNDASKASPQTKGQAQGGNGGKGSRNKKQGKKKETVDLRSLLILCAQAVSTGDGRTANELLKQVRQHSTPFGDGSQRLAHFFANGLEARLAGTSVGTQMFYTSNRVSSTLEKLKAYQVHLSACPFKRISYSFSNKMIFHAAEKETTLHIVDFGIQYGFQWPLLIQFLSKRPEGAPKLRITGIDLPQPGFRPAECIEETGRRLEKYCNRFNVPFEYNAIASQNWETIRIEELKIERNEVLAVNCAFRMKNLLDETVEGTSPRDAVLNLIRRMKPDIFINSIINGFYNAPFFLTRFREALFHFSALYDVFDVTIPRDNPQRLKFEREFVGREAMNVIACEGLERVERPETYKQSQVRISRAGFKLLPLNQEIMSLFRAKMKAWYHKDFILDEDNHWMLQGWKGRIVYASSCWVPV, encoded by the coding sequence ATGGATTCAAACTTTGATTTCGTAAACGGTTTTTCTGCTATGTCGCCAAATTCTGAGGATCAGTTCTCAAGTCTTATAGACGAGTACACATTCAACCAACTCTCTCCTCTTCCTACTACAGACCTTAACTTCCATGAAGGTCCAAATCTTTTGTCTGATGTTGATCTGGGTCCCACTGGTTTTGAGCCCTCGATCACCACCACCGGTGGTCCAGAGGGTCAACCATATGATCCACCACATGTTGTTATGCCGCCTATGTTACAGGCAGACTCGACGACGTCCCCGGACGACAATGATTTCTCTGAAACGGTTTTCAAGTACATGAATCAGATTCTTATGGAAGAGAACATTGAAAACAAGCCCTGCATGTTTTATGACCCTTTGGGTCTAAAAGACACTGAGAAATCTTTCTATGATGCTCTTGGTCAAAAAAACCCTCCTTTACCAAATCAAAATAGCGGTGAGAGTCCTGGGCTTTCATCAAGCAGTGGTGATTATGGTACTAATAGTACAAGTAGTTCTAGTACTGTCAATGATGCTCTATGTCTAAGTGATCTTGGTGAGCAAAACTACCAGCCTTCTTTATCACCGCCTCCTATTCTGGGTGAGTATAATGCTGTTCAGTCTAATTTCAATCCCACTGATCAATCACAGTTTTTTGGGAATTTGTCAGATGATAGTGTCAATCATTTTGGTGATGGGTTGGAGGTTATGGCTCAGAATATTTTTACTAATAGTGAATCAATATTGCAATTTAGGAGGGGGTTAGAGGAAGCTAGTAAGTTCCTTCCTAAGAGTAATAATTTGGTTATTGATTTGGATAGCAACACGGTTTCTTCGACTGAGTTGAAGGGAGAGGATCTAAAGGTAGAATCTCTGGTGGTGAAGGGTGAGAAAGAGAGTGATTCATCGGATGGGTCGAGAGGAAGGAAGAATCGTGAGAGGGAAGAGATAGAATTAGAAGAAGGTAGGAGCAATAAGCAGACTGCAGTTTATGTAGATGAGTCTGAGGAGACTGAGTTATCAGAAATGCTTGATAAGGTTTTGCTTTGTATTGATGCGCCTGCTTCACTGTATGGTGATAATTGTGAGCCTTTGCAGAATGATGCTAGCAAGGCCTCGCCGCAGACAAAGGGGCAGGCACAAGGAGGTAATGGTGGGAAAGGTAGTCGTAATAAGAAGCAAGGGAAGAAGAAGGAGACAGTTGATTTGAGGAGTCTTTTGATTCTATGTGCACAAGCTGTCTCCACAGGTGACGGTAGAACGGCTAATGAGTTATTGAAGCAGGTTAGGCAACACTCAACCCCTTTTGGTGATGGATCTCAGAGATTGGCTCATTTCTTTGCTAATGGTCTTGAGGCACGCTTGGCTGGCACTAGTGTAGGAACTCAAATGTTTTACACTTCCAATAGGGTATCGTCAActcttgaaaagttgaaagCTTACCAAGTTCATCTTTCAGCCTGCCCTTTCAAGAGGATCTCATATTCCTTTtctaataaaatgatttttcatgCAGCAGAGAAAGAAACTACTCTTCATATTGTAGATTTTGGTATCCAATATGGTTTCCAGTGGCCACTTCTGATCCAATTTCTCTCAAAAAGACCTGAAGGAGCTCCCAAGCTACGCATTACAGGGATTGATCTTCCCCAACCTGGATTCCGTCCAGCAGAGTGCATTGAGGAGACTGGTCGTCGCTTGGAAAAGTACTGCAACCGGTTTAATGTTCCTTTTGAATACAATGCTATAGCATCACAGAACTGGGAAACTATTCGAATTGAGGAGCTTAAGATTGAGAGGAATGAGGTGCTTGCTGTGAATTGTGCATTCCGGATGAAGAACCTACTTGATGAAACAGTTGAAGGGACCAGTCCAAGGGATGCAGTTTTAAACTTAATCAGGAGGATGAAACctgatatttttattaattctattATTAATGGGTTTTATAATGCCCCCTTCTTTCTCACGAGGTTCCGAGAAGCACTTTTCCACTTCTCTGCATTATATGATGTATTTGATGTTACTATACCCCGTGACAATCCACAGAGGTTgaagtttgagagagagttcGTTGGGAGGGAGGCTATGAATGTTATTGCATGCGAAGGCTTAGAGAGGGTTGAGAGGCCTGAAACATACAAGCAGAGTCAAGTCCGAATTTCAAGGGCTGGGTTCAAGCTGCTCCCTTTGAACCAAGAGATCATGAGTTTATTCAGGGCTAAGATGAAGGCATGGTACCACAAGGATTTTATTCTTGATGAAGACAACCACTGGATGCTCCAGGGATGGAAAGGCCGGATTGTCTATGCTTCCTCTTGTTGGGTTCCGGTTTAG